The Thermoplasma sp. Kam2015 genome includes a window with the following:
- a CDS encoding aldose 1-epimerase, producing the protein MPMEVRYDNSMISVSEVGSHLDSLMLDGTDILMRSYDDIPAHFGSAFLFPYANRIRNAKYVIDGIEYNLPKNEGNNSIHGLLLNRSFVIAHMDDNSVEMETDIQAGSEYPSHINVKIRHTITGKSYKCEVNVINDGNRRCPVAAGFHPYFLYVGRWEIDDPKTVWKMEYEGYFPTGKMQKMILEPDSYKDTFDNQFFADSDILLKTGNRRIRISKHNMPFFVIYNGKYSAGRSVAIEPMMSAVDAFNNGIGLRLVNPGDSISFGYSITLL; encoded by the coding sequence ATGCCAATGGAAGTTAGATACGATAATAGTATGATATCTGTATCAGAGGTAGGTTCTCATCTGGACTCGCTAATGCTTGATGGTACAGACATATTGATGCGATCCTATGATGATATTCCGGCACATTTTGGATCCGCATTCCTGTTTCCATATGCTAACAGGATAAGAAATGCAAAATATGTCATAGATGGGATAGAGTACAATCTGCCAAAGAATGAGGGCAACAATAGCATACACGGACTTTTACTTAACAGATCCTTTGTGATCGCTCATATGGATGATAATTCCGTTGAGATGGAAACCGATATCCAGGCAGGATCGGAATACCCATCACACATCAACGTTAAAATAAGACACACGATCACTGGTAAATCATATAAATGTGAGGTTAATGTGATAAATGATGGAAACAGAAGATGCCCAGTTGCAGCTGGTTTTCATCCATACTTTCTTTATGTAGGCAGATGGGAGATAGATGACCCAAAGACCGTATGGAAAATGGAGTATGAAGGGTACTTTCCCACAGGTAAAATGCAAAAGATGATTCTTGAGCCTGACAGTTATAAGGATACATTTGACAACCAGTTTTTTGCAGATTCAGATATACTCCTGAAAACTGGAAACCGGAGAATCAGGATATCAAAGCACAATATGCCTTTCTTTGTGATATATAACGGAAAATATTCAGCGGGGAGATCGGTTGCAATAGAACCGATGATGTCCGCCGTTGATGCATTCAATAATGGTATAGGCCTCAGGCTTGTTAATCCAGGAGATTCCATAAGCTTTGGATATTCCATAACCCTGCTTTGA
- the albA gene encoding DNA-binding protein Alba, translated as MAEENIIFVGKKPTMNYVLAVVTQFNNNGNKIIIKARGKTISKAVDVAEITRHKFIPDAKYEEIKLDTETLQGERGSSNVSSIEITLSR; from the coding sequence ATGGCAGAGGAGAACATAATCTTTGTAGGAAAAAAGCCGACAATGAACTACGTACTTGCAGTGGTCACCCAGTTCAACAATAACGGCAATAAAATAATAATAAAAGCACGTGGAAAGACTATCAGCAAGGCAGTAGATGTTGCAGAGATTACAAGGCACAAATTCATACCAGACGCAAAATACGAGGAGATTAAACTGGATACAGAAACCCTTCAGGGAGAGAGGGGAAGCTCTAACGTTTCATCCATAGAGATTACACTGTCACGCTGA
- a CDS encoding SDR family oxidoreductase: MEEKNAILIGASETFGFFTARKLLHAGFKVTINSRKEDKLSSMKRELESEGEIHYLTGDVSSASTLKSIMDRYGDNGLDAVIFGLGGYDADDIENPKSLREMFENNVFLPFETFSAILSIMRNPSSAIFISSVYSSLIISEHSLSYSGSKAALNIMVASSAKMLLKRGIRVNAVMTTSMEEKRHTDRSILFNPGKQSIDPDLVANVVTFLAGETSMGITGSVITVDQGFSLR; encoded by the coding sequence ATGGAAGAAAAAAATGCTATTTTGATTGGTGCTAGCGAGACATTCGGATTCTTCACGGCAAGAAAACTACTTCATGCCGGCTTCAAGGTAACGATCAACTCAAGGAAAGAAGATAAACTCTCTTCAATGAAGCGTGAACTTGAGTCTGAGGGTGAGATCCATTACCTTACTGGCGATGTATCCAGTGCATCAACTTTGAAGTCAATAATGGATCGATATGGAGATAACGGACTCGATGCAGTAATCTTCGGTCTGGGAGGCTATGATGCAGATGATATAGAGAATCCGAAGAGCCTGAGGGAGATGTTTGAAAACAACGTCTTCCTTCCGTTTGAGACATTCTCCGCGATCCTAAGTATAATGCGCAATCCTTCATCAGCAATATTCATCAGCAGTGTCTACTCCAGCCTCATCATATCAGAGCATTCATTATCATACTCAGGAAGCAAAGCCGCACTTAACATAATGGTGGCTTCCTCCGCCAAGATGCTTCTCAAGAGAGGAATACGCGTGAATGCTGTGATGACGACTTCCATGGAGGAAAAACGGCATACGGATAGATCCATTCTTTTCAATCCTGGGAAGCAATCCATAGATCCGGATCTCGTGGCCAATGTTGTAACTTTCCTTGCTGGGGAAACATCCATGGGAATAACAGGATCTGTCATTACCGTAGATCAGGGATTCTCACTGAGATAG
- a CDS encoding MFS transporter: protein MFEKENNGIFGLYLALLFFIGFGWFMIAPIIPDLTRIFHTSPSDLLVIISAYGYTMVAFGLLAGYISFKGRVGNSVLASAVLTVIGLGLRPVLQGYIPFLFLSILAAIGYPLAMAPVGSIAEVFGGSRSHSLIGFSVGSLFLGMAIGALLTPYMIIVLPLDAVLEIPAIAAFVIAIMFLIFKSKFPSYYSPRKFKGVFRIGMVKNWYVGLTISAMSVMFGSIASSVLILHGFKESTALEAGGLFGGLAFLGSAVGAMVLPPLFGRNQNLKYGLVSTGSMAFVFGFSMMLSLEFSRSLYLIGILFFLFGFFGNAYWSMAMTSVTYYSPKPEDAGFSTAMFSVATNTGVAVIPVFLGSLFVSPGHIFLGMTVVSLLLLFSGLVSYFLLHSPMPS from the coding sequence ATGTTTGAAAAGGAGAATAATGGGATATTTGGCCTATATCTTGCGTTGCTGTTTTTCATAGGCTTTGGCTGGTTCATGATTGCGCCGATAATTCCGGATCTCACGAGGATCTTCCATACATCACCATCCGATCTGCTTGTCATTATCTCTGCATATGGATACACCATGGTAGCATTCGGATTGCTGGCAGGATATATATCATTCAAAGGGAGGGTTGGGAATTCGGTATTAGCTTCAGCTGTGCTGACAGTCATAGGTCTGGGTCTGAGACCGGTATTGCAAGGTTATATACCATTTCTCTTCCTCTCGATATTGGCAGCAATAGGATATCCATTGGCAATGGCCCCCGTGGGTAGCATAGCTGAGGTATTTGGAGGTTCCAGAAGCCACAGTCTGATAGGCTTCAGTGTTGGATCTCTGTTTCTTGGCATGGCCATCGGCGCCCTGTTGACACCATATATGATCATTGTTCTGCCTCTTGATGCCGTTCTTGAAATTCCAGCCATCGCGGCGTTCGTCATAGCGATCATGTTTCTGATATTCAAAAGTAAATTTCCAAGTTATTACTCTCCACGCAAATTCAAAGGTGTATTCAGGATCGGTATGGTGAAGAACTGGTATGTTGGCCTGACGATATCAGCAATGTCGGTAATGTTTGGAAGCATAGCATCATCTGTACTTATACTCCATGGATTCAAGGAGTCAACGGCCCTAGAGGCTGGTGGTCTGTTTGGTGGCCTTGCCTTCCTCGGATCTGCTGTCGGTGCAATGGTGCTACCGCCTCTCTTCGGCAGGAATCAGAACCTAAAATACGGTCTTGTCTCCACAGGATCAATGGCTTTTGTGTTTGGATTCTCTATGATGCTCTCTCTTGAGTTTTCAAGATCTCTTTACCTGATCGGGATCCTCTTTTTCCTCTTCGGCTTCTTCGGAAACGCCTACTGGTCCATGGCAATGACCTCGGTCACATACTATTCGCCTAAACCTGAGGACGCAGGATTCTCAACAGCGATGTTCAGCGTAGCCACCAATACGGGTGTTGCGGTGATTCCAGTCTTTCTTGGATCTCTCTTTGTGTCACCCGGGCACATCTTCCTTGGCATGACAGTGGTATCGTTGCTACTGCTGTTTTCCGGACTGGTATCATACTTTCTTCTCCATTCACCCATGCCATCATAG